The sequence CCTTCCGGTTCGCCAACGTCAGCTCCATCCCGCAAGCCGACCGGCAAACCCCCAGCGGCCAGCACCGACACGCCGCTAGCCGGACCTTCTTACGTGAGGCAACGAACCCGGCTACGCGGACCTTTTAGCTGAGTCAACGCGCTTGCTGGTGTTTGCCGTCCTCGTCGGCTACCCTGGCCGCATGCCTTCGCCCGCACGCTCGGTCCTCCTCGTGGCCCGGCTGCACGTCGACCTGCGGCGAGTGGCGAGCGCGGTCTGTCGCGGCTGACGGTCGACCCCGGTCCGCTGCCGTCAACCGCTGCGTCCCTTCCGGGGTGACGCCGGAAGGCCACCAAGATGTCTGCACCACCCGGCTACGCCGATGTCGCCCACCGCGCGGCGATCGATCTCGAGGGCGCCGAACCGCAGGAAATCCTCGCCTGGGCACTCGATGCGTTCCACCCGCGATTCGCGCTGACGACGTCGCTCGGCGACGCCGTGCTCATCGACATGGTCTCAACCCTGCGCGCGGCCATCCCGGTCCTGTTCCTCGACACCGGGTACCACTTCGCCGAGACGATGGGGATGCGGGCTGCGGTGGCCGCCCGCTATCCGAGCCGCCTGCTCACGATCACGCCTCGGCTCACCCGGGACGAGCAGGACGTGCTCTACGGACCGCGACTGCACGACCGCGACCCGGACCTGTGCTGCCGGCTGCGTAAGGTCGTCCCGCTCGACGAGACGCTGTCGCAATATGTCGCCTGGGCCTCCGGGATCCGCCGCGACGAGTCGGAGGCCCGTCGCGCGGTGAAGGTCGTCGACTGGGATGCCCAGCGCGACATGGTCAAGGTAAACCCGCTGGCCGCCTGGTCCCAGGAGGACGTGGACCGCTACATCGCCGAACGAGGCGTGCTGGTCAACCCGCTGGTCGACGCCGGCTATCCCTCGATCGGCTGCGCCCCCTGCACCCAGGCGGTTGCCGTCGGCGAGGACGCGCGGGCCGGCCGGTGGGCGGGCCGGCCCAAGGTCGAGTGCGGGCTGCACGCGTGACCCGGTTCGACCTGCGGGTCGATCTCACCGGACGCCGGGTCGTCGTCGTCGGCGGCGGCCGAAGGGCCGCCCCGGTCGTGCGGGACCTGGTCCTGGCCGGGGCGCACGTGCACGTGATCGCACCCGAGGTCATCGACGAGATCAGCCGCGAGACCGTCGCCCTGCACCTTCGCCGGTACGCACCGGGGGACCTGTGCGGCGCGTGGCTCGCCGCGGCGGTGACCGGCGAGCCCACCGTCGACGCCGCCGTCGAGGCGGAGGCGGCGACGGCCCGGGTGTGGTGCCTGCCGGCCCCCCGGACGCCGATACCGGGTGATGGGTTCGTGGCGCTCGTCGGGGCCGGACCGGGCGACCCCGGGCTGATCACGGTGCGCGGCCGCGAGCTGCTCGACGCGGCCGACGTCGTCGTCGTGGACCGGCTGGCCCCCGCGGAGCTGGTCAGCGGGCTGCCGGCGCGCGTCGAGGTGGTCGACGCGGGGAAGGCCCCACACCGGCACAACCTCAGCCAGGACGATCTCAACGCGCTCCTCGTCGACCGGGCCCGCCGCGGCCTGCGGGTGGTCCGGCTCAAGGGGGGCGACCCGTTCGTCTTCGGCCGCGGCGGGGAGGAGGCGCTCGCCTGCGCCCGGGCCGGGGTCCGCTTCGAGGTGGTGCCCGGGGTCACCAGTGCGGTGGCCGTCCCCGCCTACGCCGGCATCCCGGTCACCCACCGGGGAATCACCCAGGACTTCGCCGTGGTCTCCGCGCACCTCGACCCCTCGAAGCCCGGCGCGAGCGTCGACTGGGCGGCCCTGGCGGCGGGACCCGGCACGCTCGTCCTGCTGATGGCGGTGGCGGTGCTCGAGGAGGTCACCCGGGAGTTGGTCAAGCGCGGCCGCTCGGCCTACACCCCGGCGGCGGTCATCTGCTCCGGGACGACCCCCGCGGAGCGGGTCGTCACCGGGGAGCTCGGCACCATCGCCGAGCTCGCGGCGGCCGAGGCGGTCACCTCCCCGGCGGTCGTCGTCATCGGCGATGTGGTCCGGCTCCGAGACGAGATCGCCTGGCGCTGAACCGGCCGCTGGTCGTCGCCGCGCACGGCAGCGCCGACCCGGCCGGGCAGGCCACCGTCGTCGACCTGGTCCGCCTGCTCGGCGACCTGGCCGACGTGCCGGTCCGGCTCGGCTGGCTCGACCACGCCGAGCCCCGGCTCGGCCGGATCCTCGCGGAGGCCGGTGCCGCCCCGGTCGTCGTCCCGCTGCTGCTGGCCGCCGGCTACCACGCGCTCGTCGACATCCCGGCCATCGCGGCGGCCAGCCGAACGCCGGGAACCACGTTGGCGGCCGCCATCGGTGCGCACCCGGCGGTCATCGGGGCGGTCGAGAACCGGCTCGCCGAGGCTGGCGCCAGCCCCGGGGCCCCGGTGGTCCTCGCGGCGACCGGATCGACTGACCCGGCCGCCGCGGCCGACGTGAAGCGGGCCGCGGACGAGCTGGCCGCCCGCCGCGGCCGGCCGGTGACCGTCGGTTTCGCCGCCACTGGGAACCCGGACCTGGCGGCGGCGGTCCGCCGGGCGGCGGCCAGCGGAAGGCCGATCGCCGTGGCCAGCTACCTCATCGGGCCGGGCCGCTTCGCCGACCTGATCCGGGACGCCGCGGCCGGGGCCGGCGCGACCTGGGTCGCCGCCCCGCTCGGCGCCCAGCCGGGAATGGCCCGAGCTCTGCTGGACCGCTACCTCGAGGCCTGCGCGGACTAGGCCGGGCGGATCGCCCCGACGAACTGGTCCCACGGGACGGGTTCCTCGCGGACGTCGACGCCGGTGTACGGAGCGTCGATCATCATCCCGGCGCCCACATAGATGCCCTCGTGGCCGGGAGCGCTCACCGTGCCGTCCGAACCGGGCATGAACACCAGGTCCCCGGGCTGAAGATCCGACTGGGCGACGCGGGTCCCGGAGTCGTACTGCGAGACGGTGTAGTGGTCGAGGTAGACGCCGGCCTTCGCCCAGACGAACTGGGCGAGCCCGGAGCAGTCGAACGAGTCCGGGCCGGCCGCGCCCCACACGTACGGCTTGCCGAGCTCCGCGAAGGCCCAGCGGACCGCGGTCGATGCGCCGCCGGATCCACCGGTCGGCAGGGCCGGCTGCTGGGTCTGCCGGGCGAAGGCCGCGGCGGCCTGCTGCGTCGCCGCGGCCTCGGCGGCGAGCTGGGCGGCCCAAGCGGCAGCGGCCCGGGCGGCCCGCTCGGCGGCGGCCCGGGCGGCGGCGGCGGCGCGCGCGGCGGCGGCGCGGGCCTCGGCGACGAGGCGCGCCTGCTCAGCCACAAGCTGGCCGAGGATCTTCTCCTGGCGGGTCGCGGCGGCCTCGATCGCGCGCCGGTCCGCGGCCAGCGAGGTGGTCACGCTCTGCTGGACGGCGAGCGCGGACGCGGCACCGGCCTCAGCCACCCGCTCGGCCTGCCGCGCGGCGGCGAACTGCTCGAGCGCGACCTGCTGGCTCCGCGAGATCGCGTCGATCGCGGTCACCTCGGCGACGAACGTCTGCGGGCTGGCCGAGGTGATCGCGCCCAGGAAACTCTGGTTGTCCCCGCGGTAGGCGACGGCGGCGAACGCGCCCACCGACCGTTGCATCGCGACGACCCGGGACTGCGCCTGGGCGACGCCCTCGGCCGCGACAGCCACCGCCCGCTGCGCCGAATCCAGGGCGATCACGGCAGCGTCGTAGCGGGCCGACATCCCGTCCGCCTGCGCCTGAAGCGCGGACAGCTCTCGTTGCGCGCTCGCGATCCGCTGGCGGATGTCGGCCGACGCGGGCGCGGGAACGACCACGACGACCGCGAGCAGTCCGCCCGCTACGGCCGTGGTGATCGCGGTCAGCCGGACCAGGGCGCGACGCATGCGGCTAGCCACGGGCGGAGCTCTCCTCCCGGTCACCGCCTGCCGGGTTAGCTGTCGGGTTCGGGCGCGGAAGCCGCCCTACGGGACATGCCCGATTCACCCCAGGGGAACTGGTTCCCCGGCTCCCGGGACGGCGCCCGGGACTCGGCGGTACCGCCGCGCCGCCGGGCCCCGGCGGCCGGCAGGTCACGAGACGGTGACGAGAAGGTAGCGCAGCGTCGGACACGGATGCGCGAACTTCCGCCGTGTCTGGCCGGACGGTTAGCCGGCAGTCACCCTCAGCCGAACAGCGGTTGGTTCGGGGTGGGCAGCAGTTCGATCCAGGTCCGCCCCGGCTGTAGCGCGATGACCTGGCCGGTGGCGGTCGTCAAAGTCATCACCGACGCGTCCGTGGGTCGGGACCAGGTGCCGGAGATCCCCCGGCCATTGCGCAGAACCCAGACCCGCCCCGAGCCGAGCACGACGTCGAACGGGTCGACGTTGCCGGCCGCGTCGACGATGTTCGTCCCCCGGACCTGGATCGACATGATCACGATGTTCGTCGAGGAGACCTGCGCTCCGCCGACCACCCGGTCGACGGACCCGTTCTGCACCCGCAGGTATTGGTGACCGTCCCAGTTCCATCGGACGTTGGACACGCCGGAGATGTTCATCAGGGCGGTCCGCACGGACGGCCACGAGGGCGTCCTCGCCGAGTAGGTGAACACCGCCCGGGGCGGCCCGAGCTGCGGGTTGACGGCCCGCCCGGCCGCGTAGAGCAGCCTCGTCGAGGAGAAGACGTCGTGCGGCGAGATGTAGTTGCCGTTCAGCGTGTAGTAGTTCGGGTAGACGCCCCAGTCCAGCCGGGTGGCCTCGCCGTGCGCGATGGTCGGCGCGATCTCCCCGGTCGCCGCCCCGGAGTAGGAGAACAGGCTCGGCCCGTAGAGCCGGAGCAGGTCGGCGTCGACCGGGCGGGCGGAACGGATCGGGCCGATCGACGCGGCATCCCGGGACTGGAAGGTGGCGAACAGGCGGGTGAGGCCGCCCTCGACGAGGCAGTCGGCGACGATGTCGGCGTCGTTCAGGCCGGCCTGCGGGAAGGACCCGTCCACGTTGTCGATCTTCACCGAGAGCGCCGGCCGCAAGGCCGTCGCCGCATTGGTCACCGGCAGCCCGGTGAGCGGGTAGACCCGCGGAGCTCGCACCGGCTTCGGGGTCCCGGAGGTCGGCGGACTCGACGAGAGCGAGGCCGCGGCCTGCGGCCGGGCGGAGCTCGAGCAGCCGGCCGCCGCAAAACAAAGGACCGCGGTGGACACGGCCAGGGTACGAAACACGCGCATCGCAGTGATCCTCGAGAGGTCGGTGGATTCCCACGGTACGGCCCGGATCGGCGTGCCCCGAGGCTGCCACGCCGGGCCGGATCGGTGGATCAACCGGCTGTCGCCCGGTCCGGACCGTTCGGAGGATGCCCGGCGCAGCCGACGCGCCCGATACTCCAGCGATGAACTGGGGCGACCTCACCGTCACTCACCGCCCCGAGGCCGGGACCAGCGTCGTGCGGTGCGGCATCTGCGAACTCACCGTCACGGTCGACGAGAACGAGGACGCGGACGCGGTCCTCCATTTCCTCGACCTTCACGAGCACCTCCGCCCCACCGCCTCGTGACAGTGGAACTCAGCCGACGCCCACCCCCATCCGGATCAGCGGCGAGCGCGCCGGATCCAGCCAGCGCAGCACGTCGAGCAGCTCGCCGGTCGGCAGCGCCACGCAGCCCGCGGTCGAGTCGCCGGACTGGACGTGCAGGAAGATCGCGCTGCCCAGGCCGGGGGTGCGCGCGGTGTTGTAGGCGATGACCGCGCCGTAGTCGTAGGCCGGGACCTGGTCCATCGGCTCCGGGCGGGTTCCGGGGTCGGCACGTGAGGTGTCGACCCACTCGTTATAGAGCGGACTGCGGGGATCGTCGTCCCACACGTCTTTGCTCGTCGCCGCCCGGTAGGCGAAGCGCACCCCGGGATTGGCGTCCACCCCGAAGAGGAACCCGAATCCGTAGGTGCCGGACGGGGTCCGGCCGTCGCCCTCGCGCTTCTCCCCGGCGGGGGCGAACCCGTTGTAGCCGATCCGGGCGGTCCACGGCCCGAACACCGGCTGCCACCCACCGCCCACCCGCTGGTAGGCGGTGAAGGTCGCGCCGGTCACCCCGTAGGACGCGGCGCTGACCACCAGCAGCTGCTGGCCGTGCTGGGCCACG is a genomic window of Mycobacteriales bacterium containing:
- a CDS encoding phosphoadenylyl-sulfate reductase, giving the protein MSAPPGYADVAHRAAIDLEGAEPQEILAWALDAFHPRFALTTSLGDAVLIDMVSTLRAAIPVLFLDTGYHFAETMGMRAAVAARYPSRLLTITPRLTRDEQDVLYGPRLHDRDPDLCCRLRKVVPLDETLSQYVAWASGIRRDESEARRAVKVVDWDAQRDMVKVNPLAAWSQEDVDRYIAERGVLVNPLVDAGYPSIGCAPCTQAVAVGEDARAGRWAGRPKVECGLHA
- the cobA gene encoding uroporphyrinogen-III C-methyltransferase gives rise to the protein MTRFDLRVDLTGRRVVVVGGGRRAAPVVRDLVLAGAHVHVIAPEVIDEISRETVALHLRRYAPGDLCGAWLAAAVTGEPTVDAAVEAEAATARVWCLPAPRTPIPGDGFVALVGAGPGDPGLITVRGRELLDAADVVVVDRLAPAELVSGLPARVEVVDAGKAPHRHNLSQDDLNALLVDRARRGLRVVRLKGGDPFVFGRGGEEALACARAGVRFEVVPGVTSAVAVPAYAGIPVTHRGITQDFAVVSAHLDPSKPGASVDWAALAAGPGTLVLLMAVAVLEEVTRELVKRGRSAYTPAAVICSGTTPAERVVTGELGTIAELAAAEAVTSPAVVVIGDVVRLRDEIAWR
- a CDS encoding CbiX/SirB N-terminal domain-containing protein gives rise to the protein MVVAAHGSADPAGQATVVDLVRLLGDLADVPVRLGWLDHAEPRLGRILAEAGAAPVVVPLLLAAGYHALVDIPAIAAASRTPGTTLAAAIGAHPAVIGAVENRLAEAGASPGAPVVLAATGSTDPAAAADVKRAADELAARRGRPVTVGFAATGNPDLAAAVRRAAASGRPIAVASYLIGPGRFADLIRDAAAGAGATWVAAPLGAQPGMARALLDRYLEACAD
- a CDS encoding C40 family peptidase, with product MASRMRRALVRLTAITTAVAGGLLAVVVVVPAPASADIRQRIASAQRELSALQAQADGMSARYDAAVIALDSAQRAVAVAAEGVAQAQSRVVAMQRSVGAFAAVAYRGDNQSFLGAITSASPQTFVAEVTAIDAISRSQQVALEQFAAARQAERVAEAGAASALAVQQSVTTSLAADRRAIEAAATRQEKILGQLVAEQARLVAEARAAAARAAAAARAAAERAARAAAAWAAQLAAEAAATQQAAAAFARQTQQPALPTGGSGGASTAVRWAFAELGKPYVWGAAGPDSFDCSGLAQFVWAKAGVYLDHYTVSQYDSGTRVAQSDLQPGDLVFMPGSDGTVSAPGHEGIYVGAGMMIDAPYTGVDVREEPVPWDQFVGAIRPA
- a CDS encoding DUF3048 domain-containing protein — encoded protein: MRVFRTLAVSTAVLCFAAAGCSSSARPQAAASLSSSPPTSGTPKPVRAPRVYPLTGLPVTNAATALRPALSVKIDNVDGSFPQAGLNDADIVADCLVEGGLTRLFATFQSRDAASIGPIRSARPVDADLLRLYGPSLFSYSGAATGEIAPTIAHGEATRLDWGVYPNYYTLNGNYISPHDVFSSTRLLYAAGRAVNPQLGPPRAVFTYSARTPSWPSVRTALMNISGVSNVRWNWDGHQYLRVQNGSVDRVVGGAQVSSTNIVIMSIQVRGTNIVDAAGNVDPFDVVLGSGRVWVLRNGRGISGTWSRPTDASVMTLTTATGQVIALQPGRTWIELLPTPNQPLFG
- a CDS encoding L,D-transpeptidase family protein, with amino-acid sequence MRVRAVAAGLVAAVVATGCAAAPRVAAPSASVPTVSPRPAVPAKLKPKPKPKPKPKPKPEPTQLAPSPTARATTPPVAQHGQQLLVVSAASYGVTGATFTAYQRVGGGWQPVFGPWTARIGYNGFAPAGEKREGDGRTPSGTYGFGFLFGVDANPGVRFAYRAATSKDVWDDDPRSPLYNEWVDTSRADPGTRPEPMDQVPAYDYGAVIAYNTARTPGLGSAIFLHVQSGDSTAGCVALPTGELLDVLRWLDPARSPLIRMGVGVG